The following proteins are encoded in a genomic region of Gouania willdenowi chromosome 6, fGouWil2.1, whole genome shotgun sequence:
- the tigarb gene encoding fructose-2,6-bisphosphatase TIGAR B gives MLTFSVTLVRHGETQYNRDKLLQGQGVDTLLSPTGVDQCEAVGRRLSDVPFSHVFVSNLQRAVQTAEIILRNNAHCSHMDMALEPLLRERGFGVAEGRPKEDLKNMANAAGQACRDYTPPGGETLDQVRLRFKQFLRVLFQQMLDSHDASKLDDSSSATGSPDDGLHGASIHVLVVSHGAYIRVAVRHLVEDLKCTLPAGLKPSQLFSPCPNTGISRFVLTVSRSGPESRATLTAARCVFTNRKEHLEELAEKEV, from the exons ATGTTGACGTTCAGTGTAACGTTGGTCCGACA TGGAGAAACGCAGTACAACAGAGACAAGCTGCTACAAG GTCAGGGCGTGGACACTCTGCTCTCTCCCACAGGCGTAGATCAGTGTGAGGCGGTTGGACGGCGTCTCAGTGACGTTCCTTTCAGTCACGTGTTTGTCAGTAACCTGCAGAGGGCTGTACAG ACGGCTGAAATCATCCTGAGGAACAATGCTCACTGCTCCCACATGGACATGGCTTTGGAGCCGTTACTACGGGAACGA GGGTTTGGTGTGGCAGAGGGTCGACCCAAAGAGGATCTGAAGAACATGGCCAACGCTGCGGGTCAGGCGTGTCGAGACTACACACCCCCAGGAGGGGAGACCTTAGACCAG GTGAGGCTCCGCTTCAAACAGTTCCTCAGAGTCCTTTTCCAGCAGATGTTGGACAGTCACGATGCGTCCAAACTTGACGACTCCTCGTCCGCCACCGGCTCGCCTGATGACGGCCTCCATGGCGCGTCCATCCACGTCCTGGTGGTGAGTCATGGCGCGTACATCCGCGTGGCCGTCAGACACCTGGTGGAGGACCTGAAGTGCACATTACCTGCCGGGCTGAAGCCGTCTCAGCTCTTCTCTCCGTGTCCCAACACGGGAATCAGCCGCTTCGTCCTCACCGTCAGCCGCAGCGGACCGGAGTCCAGAGCCACTCTCACCGCCGCTCgctgtgtgtttacaaacaGGAAGGAGCACCTGGAAGAGCTCGCAGAGAAAGAAGTTTAA
- the fgf23 gene encoding fibroblast growth factor 23, with translation MDVTRRLALLLTVLQGIPAGDSAPNPSPLVGSNWGNPRRYIHLQTSTDLNNFYLEIKLDGTVCKATSRTSYSVILLKAESRERVAIMGVKSSRYLCMDLEGNPFSSPTCLRDQCLFNHRILENNRDVYYSIRTGILLNLEGSRQVFAVGQNLPQTALFLPKKNTVPLERLLLHREKRNEEVSDSRAVQEEDADLEIEMEPELEVGDDGRNVSRETPMVPSDHDPWNVYTASLGSPRSSGVMG, from the exons ATGGACGTCACCAGGCGGCTGGCTCTCCTGCTCACCGTGCTGCAGGGAATTCCTGCCGGGGATTCGGCTCCCAACCCGTCACCGCTGGTCGGCTCCAACTGGGGCAACCCAAGGAGATACATTCACCTGCAGACCTCCACTGACCTCAACAACTTCTACTTGGAGATCAAACTGGATGGCACCGTGTGCAAAGCCACTAGCAGGACTTCATACA GTGTGATTCTGCTGAAGGCTGAAAGCAGGGAGCGAGTGGCCATCATGGGGGTGAAGAGCAGCCGCTACCTGTGCATGGACCTGGAGGGAAACCCGTTCAGCTCC CCCACCTGCCTCAGGGACCAGTGTCTGTTCAACCACAGAATTCTGGAGAACAACCGGGACGTGTACTACTCCATCCGGACCGGGATCCTGTTGAACCTGGAGGGCTCCCGGCAGGTGTTCGCTGTGGGTCAGAACCTCCCTCAGACCGCGCTGTTCCTGCCCAAGAAGAACACGGTTCCTCTGGAGCGGCTCCTGCTGCACCGGGAGAAGCGGAACGAGGAGGTGTCGGACTCCCGGGCCGTGCAGGAGGAGGACGCGGACCTGGAGATAGAGATGGAGCCGGAGCTGGAGGTCGGGGACGACGGGCGCAACGTGTCCCGGGAGACTCCGATGGTTCCGTCCGACCACGACCCGTGGAACGTGTACACGGCCAGCCTAGGAAGCCCACGGAGCTCCGGGGTCATGGGCTGA
- the LOC114465325 gene encoding uncharacterized protein LOC114465325, translated as MSKVYSSQQALEMILNDANPCDSDGEEISLHLSSDSEISSDEEDSPSSEKRGRLETHEWLTETAKDGTVWREEQVGRPLHHSPIEGHVTDGEPTALARRKVTSRLQSFFCFITLEMLRTIQEWTVQHALQTQHENWFMAIPELMAFIAILLLRGIVRLPSLHDAWSANLGPPLINRIMARNRFKDIMQHLRFDDKDTCGERVATDRS; from the exons ATGTCAAAAGTTTACAGCTCTCAGCAGGCTTTGGAGATGATCCTAAATGACGCCAACCCCTGTGACTCCGATGGAGAAGAAATATCCCTTCATCTGAGTTCTGACTCTGAAATTTCTTCCG ATGAGGAGGATTCGCCATCTTCAGAAAAGAGAGGTCGCCTGGAGACACACGAGTGGCTGACAGAGACGGCAAAAGACGGCACAGTGTGGCGTGAAGAACAGGTCGGAAGGCCTCTCCATCACAGCCCAATTGAAGGTCACgtcacagatggagagccaactgctttggccagaagaaaggtgacgagtcgcttacagagtttcttctgcttcaTAACTCTGGAAATGCTTCGGACCATTCAGGAGTGGACTGTCCAGCATGCACTCCAGACACAACATGAGAACTGGTTCATGGCCATACCTGAACTAATGGCGTTCATTGCCATCCTGCTTCTGCGGGGGATTGTCCGCCTTCCATCGCTGCATGACGCATGGTCAGCAAATCTGGGACCGCCCCTGATCAACAGGATTATGGCTCGAAACCGTTTCAAGGACATCATGCAGCATCTACGCTTCGACGACAAGGACACATGCGGTGAACGAGTTGCGACTGACCG CAGCTAA
- the LOC114464513 gene encoding fibroblast growth factor 4B-like isoform X1: MSWTHWIVLWSLWTCACGGITSSFPLPFRNNNRNNATVLEKKWETLFSRSYLGISGRESELNWESDYLQGIKRVRRLYCNIGIGFHLQVLPDGRISGTHSENQHSLIEISTVDRGVISLFGMKSELFVAMNAKGRLYGTRFFRDECKFKEMLLANNYNAYESFVYKGFYIALSKRGRVKRGNKASTAMTVTHFLPRL, encoded by the exons ATGAGCTGGACGCACTGGATCGTACTGTGGAGTCTGTGGACCTGTGCCTGCGGGGGCATCACCTCCTCTTTCCCGCTTCCCTTCAGGAATAATAATAGGAATAACGCGACTGTTCTGGAGAAGAAGTGGGAGACGCTGTTCTCCAGGTCCTATCTGGGAATATCAGGCAGGGAGTCGGAGCTGAACTGGGAGAGTGACTATTTGCAGGGAATCAAACGAGTGCGTCGGCTTTACTGCAACATTGGGATAGGGTTCCACTTGCAGGTTCTCCCGGACGGCAGGATCAGCGGGACGCACAGTGAGAACCAGCACA GTCTCATAGAGATCTCCACCGTGGATCGAGGCGTCATCAGTCTGTTCGGGATGAAAAGCGAGCTGTTCGTCGCCATGAATGCCAAAGGACGGCTGTACGGAACG AGGTTCTTCAGGGACGAGTGCAAGTTCAAGGAGATGCTGCTGGCCAACAACTACAACGCCTACGAATCTTTTGTTTACAAGGGCTTCTACATCGCCCTCAGCAAGCGAGGCCGCGTGAAGAGAGGCAACAAGGCCTCCACCGCCATGACGGTCACACACTTCCTCCCGCGGCTATGA
- the LOC114464513 gene encoding fibroblast growth factor 6-like isoform X2, with protein sequence MSWTHWIVLWSLWTCACGGITSSFPLPFRNNNRNNATVLEKKWETLFSRSYLGISGRESELNWESDYLQGIKRVRRLYCNIGIGFHLQVLPDGRISGTHSENQHSLIEISTVDRGVISLFGMKSELFVAMNAKGRLYGTSCFMSPAVKAEAAFEKGISFATTCLLLLFPLRVRRPTGPPPK encoded by the exons ATGAGCTGGACGCACTGGATCGTACTGTGGAGTCTGTGGACCTGTGCCTGCGGGGGCATCACCTCCTCTTTCCCGCTTCCCTTCAGGAATAATAATAGGAATAACGCGACTGTTCTGGAGAAGAAGTGGGAGACGCTGTTCTCCAGGTCCTATCTGGGAATATCAGGCAGGGAGTCGGAGCTGAACTGGGAGAGTGACTATTTGCAGGGAATCAAACGAGTGCGTCGGCTTTACTGCAACATTGGGATAGGGTTCCACTTGCAGGTTCTCCCGGACGGCAGGATCAGCGGGACGCACAGTGAGAACCAGCACA GTCTCATAGAGATCTCCACCGTGGATCGAGGCGTCATCAGTCTGTTCGGGATGAAAAGCGAGCTGTTCGTCGCCATGAATGCCAAAGGACGGCTGTACGGAACG TCCTGTTTTATGAGTCCAGCAGTAAAAGCAGAGGCAGCATTTGAAAAGGGCATTTCTTTTGCAACAACAtgcctcctcctcctgtttcccCTCCGAGTGCGCCGTCCAACAGGCCCcccgccaaaataa